One segment of Proteus appendicitidis DNA contains the following:
- the panC gene encoding pantoate--beta-alanine ligase, translated as MLIIETTLILRREIKRLKQEGKRIALVPTMGNLHEGHLKLIEEARIHADVVIASIFVNPLQFDREADLANYPRTLQEDCELLRDKHVDIIFAPSAKEMYPHGMENQTTVDVPVLSTVLEGASRPGHFRGVTTVVSKLFNLVQPDIAMFGEKDFQQLQIIKKMVSDLCMDISIVPVAIVRDNNGLALSSRNRLLSDNEKQQAPALYQAMQEIAEQLKSGNHDVNQLLQNAKSTLEQQGFRADECFICDADTLSPLNEDSRRAVILMAAWLGNTRLIDNQQVDLV; from the coding sequence GTGCTAATTATTGAAACTACGCTTATCTTACGCAGAGAAATCAAGCGATTAAAGCAAGAAGGTAAACGCATTGCATTGGTTCCAACAATGGGTAATCTGCATGAAGGTCACCTAAAATTAATTGAAGAAGCCCGTATTCATGCAGATGTTGTGATAGCTTCTATTTTTGTTAACCCGCTTCAATTTGATAGAGAAGCGGATTTAGCAAACTACCCTCGCACTTTACAAGAAGATTGCGAATTATTGCGTGATAAACATGTCGATATTATCTTTGCACCTTCAGCGAAAGAGATGTACCCACATGGTATGGAAAATCAAACAACGGTTGATGTACCTGTATTATCTACCGTATTAGAAGGTGCAAGCCGCCCAGGTCATTTCCGTGGTGTCACGACAGTGGTCAGTAAGCTTTTTAACCTTGTACAACCTGATATTGCGATGTTTGGTGAAAAAGACTTCCAACAACTGCAAATTATCAAAAAAATGGTAAGCGATTTATGTATGGATATCAGCATCGTTCCTGTTGCTATCGTACGTGACAACAATGGTTTAGCGCTCAGTTCGCGCAATCGCCTATTATCCGACAACGAAAAACAACAAGCCCCTGCGCTTTATCAAGCGATGCAAGAAATCGCAGAGCAATTAAAGTCAGGTAATCATGATGTTAATCAGCTACTGCAAAATGCAAAAAGCACCTTAGAGCAGCAAGGTTTTCGTGCAGATGAATGCTTTATTTGTGACGCGGATACTCTAAGCCCTCTAAATGAAGATAGCCGACGTGCTGTTATTCTAATGGCGGCATGGCTGGGTAATACACGCTTAATTGATAACCAACAAGTTGACCTGGTTTAA
- the folK gene encoding 2-amino-4-hydroxy-6-hydroxymethyldihydropteridine diphosphokinase — MNKQKKRVYIILGSNLDSPENQVNSAIKAISEIPQTTLIAQSSWYRTRPMGPQDQPDYLNVAVAVDTTLAPEELLNNTQAIELAQGRVRKEGNRWGPRTLDLDIMLFGDDVIQTERLTVPHYGLKVREFMLYPLAELAPDLRFPDGELLADRLALVPENGMEKW, encoded by the coding sequence ATGAATAAACAGAAAAAACGTGTTTATATCATTTTGGGAAGTAATTTAGATTCACCTGAAAATCAGGTGAATTCAGCGATTAAGGCAATCAGTGAGATCCCACAAACAACATTGATTGCACAATCATCTTGGTATCGTACTCGCCCAATGGGACCACAAGATCAGCCTGATTACCTCAATGTTGCTGTTGCGGTTGATACAACCTTAGCACCAGAAGAGTTGCTAAATAACACACAAGCGATTGAATTAGCGCAAGGTCGTGTTAGGAAAGAAGGCAACCGTTGGGGTCCAAGAACGCTTGATCTTGATATTATGTTATTTGGTGATGACGTGATCCAAACCGAGCGATTAACCGTACCTCATTACGGGCTTAAAGTACGTGAATTTATGCTTTATCCATTAGCTGAATTAGCCCCCGATCTTCGCTTTCCTGATGGCGAGTTATTAGCAGATAGATTGGCGTTAGTGCCTGAAAATGGCATGGAAAAGTGGTAA
- the sfsA gene encoding DNA/RNA nuclease SfsA, with the protein MKFEQPLQSATLLKRYKRFLADVVTPNGEEFTLHCANTGAMTGCATPGDTVWYSTSSNAKRKYPHSWELTQTQTDDWICVNTLRANGIIADAIEAGDIPELSEYDEIKREVKYGSENSRIDILLKSNHKVDCYIEVKSVTLLDNGMGYFPDAKTERGQKHLRELTAIAKLGLRAVLFYAVPHTGITEVTVAKEIDPNYASLLKDASDAGVEILCYRINISEYNLTIGQQLPFISNG; encoded by the coding sequence ATGAAATTTGAGCAACCGCTACAATCCGCCACTTTACTAAAACGATATAAGCGTTTTTTAGCAGACGTTGTCACCCCAAATGGGGAAGAATTCACGCTCCATTGCGCCAACACAGGAGCAATGACGGGATGTGCGACGCCCGGTGATACAGTTTGGTACTCCACCTCTTCAAACGCAAAAAGAAAATACCCGCACAGTTGGGAACTGACTCAAACTCAAACCGATGATTGGATTTGTGTAAATACCTTAAGAGCGAATGGGATTATAGCTGATGCTATTGAGGCGGGTGATATTCCAGAATTATCTGAGTATGACGAGATAAAACGAGAAGTGAAATACGGTAGTGAGAACAGTCGTATTGACATTTTACTTAAATCAAATCATAAAGTTGACTGTTATATTGAAGTGAAGTCAGTCACCTTACTCGACAACGGTATGGGCTATTTCCCTGATGCAAAGACAGAACGAGGTCAGAAACATCTTCGAGAGTTGACCGCTATCGCAAAATTGGGTTTAAGGGCTGTCTTATTCTACGCAGTTCCCCATACTGGGATTACGGAAGTGACTGTTGCTAAAGAGATTGACCCTAACTATGCTTCACTGCTAAAAGATGCAAGTGATGCAGGGGTTGAAATCTTGTGTTATCGCATCAATATTAGTGAATACAATTTAACAATTGGACAGCAATTACCTTTTATTTCAAATGGTTAA
- the dksA gene encoding RNA polymerase-binding protein DksA, producing the protein MQEGQKRKTSSMSILAIAGVEPYQEKAGEEYMNEAQLAHFKLILESWRNQLRDEVNRTVTHMQDEAANFPDPVDRAAQEEEFSLELRNRDRERKLIKKIEKTLKKVEDDDFGFCESCGVEIGIRRLEARPTADLCIDCKTLAEIREKQMAG; encoded by the coding sequence ATGCAAGAAGGGCAAAAGCGTAAAACATCGTCCATGAGCATTCTCGCTATTGCTGGCGTTGAGCCATATCAGGAAAAAGCGGGCGAAGAGTACATGAACGAAGCCCAATTAGCGCATTTTAAGCTAATACTTGAATCTTGGCGCAATCAGCTCAGGGATGAAGTCAACCGCACCGTTACTCATATGCAAGATGAGGCGGCAAACTTCCCAGATCCCGTTGACCGTGCTGCACAAGAAGAAGAATTCAGTCTTGAGCTGCGTAACCGTGATCGTGAACGTAAACTCATTAAGAAAATCGAGAAAACACTGAAAAAAGTCGAAGATGATGACTTTGGTTTCTGTGAATCTTGTGGAGTGGAAATCGGCATTCGCCGTTTAGAAGCTCGTCCTACAGCCGATTTATGTATCGACTGTAAGACATTAGCTGAAATCCGTGAAAAACAGATGGCTGGCTAA
- the panB gene encoding 3-methyl-2-oxobutanoate hydroxymethyltransferase — MKPTTLSTLNSYKQEKKKFATITAYDASFARLFAQEGIQVMLIGDSLGMTLQGHNSTLPVTVEQIAYHTRCVRAGAPNAFLIADMPFMSYSTPEQACLNASILMQAGANMVKIEGGSWLIPTVKMLTERAVPVCIHLGLTPQSVNVFGGYKVQGRDFAAAEQLKQDAISLENAGAQLAVLECVPITLAKAITDVLTMPVIGIGAGNVTDGQILVMHDLLGLTPQAPKFSKDFLQEAGSLKGAVSLYVQQVEQGLFPEEKHSFN, encoded by the coding sequence ATGAAACCCACTACGCTTTCAACGCTGAACAGCTATAAGCAAGAAAAGAAAAAATTCGCCACAATCACCGCTTATGATGCAAGTTTTGCTCGCCTTTTTGCACAAGAAGGTATTCAAGTCATGTTGATTGGTGATTCATTAGGAATGACACTACAAGGTCATAACAGCACGTTACCCGTGACTGTTGAGCAAATTGCCTATCACACTCGTTGTGTAAGAGCTGGCGCACCTAATGCCTTCTTAATTGCTGATATGCCCTTTATGTCTTATTCAACACCTGAGCAAGCTTGCCTTAATGCCAGTATTCTGATGCAAGCTGGGGCTAACATGGTGAAAATTGAAGGTGGTAGCTGGTTAATTCCAACAGTAAAAATGCTCACTGAACGTGCTGTTCCGGTCTGTATTCATTTAGGATTAACACCACAATCCGTTAATGTTTTTGGTGGTTATAAAGTTCAAGGCAGAGACTTTGCAGCGGCAGAACAATTAAAACAAGATGCGATATCACTTGAAAATGCAGGCGCTCAACTGGCGGTATTAGAATGTGTTCCTATAACTCTGGCTAAGGCGATTACAGACGTATTAACGATGCCTGTTATTGGTATTGGGGCAGGTAATGTCACAGATGGACAAATTCTTGTGATGCATGACTTATTAGGCTTAACCCCTCAAGCGCCTAAGTTCTCAAAAGATTTTTTACAAGAAGCAGGTTCATTAAAAGGGGCTGTTAGCCTTTATGTTCAACAAGTTGAACAAGGTCTGTTTCCCGAAGAAAAACATTCATTTAACTAA
- a CDS encoding type II toxin-antitoxin system HipA family toxin, producing the protein MNVNNCLINLKELKRSELDSGYSLLGIKSLFNNIDMILNLPFTRSQFIQELPEQQKGMSISGYQPKLSLCVKDNILQVVNNNGTYILKPSPEEYPYLAENEHATMMVMQRLKFDIPPFGLFRFKQEDGKPEEFAFVIKRYDRIGSDAVRLHQEQLDGAMGINDKYGLSKGKKTVSYESAAKYLITNIDNSLKNKRDIFLRIVYAYVLGNNDYHLRNMGIILPDNASPSLAPIYDFVSVVPYPSAFIEYLALPLLALEENDTDTAPGLNSKYGEYIGFDFILLAENIDINLKLAQKWLGDIINSHQLIIDTYNESHMPKEQRELVLAYVARRINLLKITTL; encoded by the coding sequence ATGAATGTAAACAATTGTTTAATAAATCTAAAAGAATTAAAAAGATCAGAATTAGATTCAGGCTATTCTCTACTCGGGATAAAATCTCTTTTTAACAATATAGACATGATCCTGAATTTACCCTTTACACGTAGTCAATTCATTCAAGAATTACCTGAACAACAAAAAGGGATGAGTATTTCAGGTTATCAGCCAAAACTCTCACTATGTGTAAAAGATAACATTCTACAAGTCGTTAATAATAACGGTACTTATATCCTCAAACCTTCACCTGAAGAATATCCTTATCTCGCTGAAAATGAACATGCGACCATGATGGTAATGCAACGGCTAAAATTTGATATTCCACCATTTGGTCTTTTTCGTTTTAAACAAGAAGATGGAAAGCCAGAAGAATTTGCTTTTGTTATTAAGCGATATGATCGTATTGGTTCTGATGCAGTTCGATTACATCAAGAACAATTAGATGGTGCGATGGGGATAAATGATAAATATGGGCTTTCTAAGGGGAAAAAGACTGTTAGCTATGAATCTGCTGCAAAATATTTAATTACTAATATAGATAATAGTCTTAAAAATAAACGAGATATTTTTCTGCGTATCGTTTATGCCTATGTTTTAGGAAACAATGATTATCACTTAAGAAATATGGGTATCATTTTACCTGATAACGCGTCTCCATCACTAGCGCCAATTTATGATTTTGTCAGTGTAGTCCCTTATCCATCGGCATTTATAGAATATCTTGCACTCCCATTACTTGCATTAGAAGAAAACGATACAGACACAGCCCCAGGATTAAATTCAAAATATGGTGAGTATATTGGGTTTGATTTCATTCTACTGGCGGAAAATATTGATATTAACCTTAAGCTTGCTCAAAAATGGCTAGGCGATATTATAAATAGTCACCAACTCATTATTGATACATATAATGAAAGTCATATGCCCAAAGAACAAAGAGAATTAGTCTTAGCTTATGTAGCAAGAAGAATAAACTTACTCAAAATAACTACGCTATAA
- the gluQRS gene encoding tRNA glutamyl-Q(34) synthetase GluQRS has translation MHEITDYIGRFAPSPTGQLHFGSLVTALGSYLQARAYHGRWLLRIDDIDPLREPPGTAFQIIRTLEHYGLFWDEEILYQSQRHDAYREVLHTLWKEGVCYHCHCSRHRLHDLGGVYDNHCRHREPLTNNVTPFDKESAWRLIQQHPVYHFEDVIQGTYYSKSTSIVLEDMIIHRKNNLFAYNLVTVIDDSYQGVTEVVRGADLLDPTLRQISLHKQLNLPIPRYAHLPLAINHDGNKLSKQNHANALPDTDPRPVIIDALRFLNQPIIAGWQDYSLASLLEIAIAQWSPSEILKQNHQQQGYE, from the coding sequence ATGCACGAGATTACAGACTATATTGGGCGCTTTGCGCCATCGCCAACGGGTCAACTTCATTTTGGCTCCTTGGTTACTGCACTCGGCAGTTATCTTCAAGCTCGCGCATACCATGGGCGTTGGCTTCTGCGCATCGATGATATCGACCCTCTTAGAGAACCTCCTGGCACGGCATTCCAAATTATTCGTACATTAGAACATTATGGTTTGTTCTGGGATGAAGAGATCCTCTATCAATCGCAACGCCATGATGCTTATCGTGAAGTTTTACACACTCTTTGGAAAGAAGGTGTTTGCTATCACTGTCATTGTAGCCGTCATCGTTTACATGATTTAGGGGGCGTGTATGATAACCACTGTCGTCATCGCGAGCCGCTCACAAATAATGTTACGCCTTTTGATAAAGAAAGTGCATGGAGGCTGATCCAACAGCATCCTGTTTATCATTTTGAAGATGTCATTCAAGGTACATATTATTCAAAGAGTACGTCTATCGTGTTAGAAGATATGATTATTCACAGAAAAAATAACTTATTTGCGTATAATCTAGTGACAGTGATTGATGATAGTTATCAGGGTGTAACTGAAGTTGTTAGAGGTGCCGATCTACTTGATCCCACGTTGCGGCAGATCAGTTTACATAAACAACTGAATTTACCTATTCCGCGTTATGCTCATTTACCCTTAGCAATAAATCATGACGGTAATAAATTATCAAAACAAAATCACGCAAATGCGTTGCCAGATACTGATCCAAGACCCGTCATTATCGATGCTTTACGCTTTCTTAATCAGCCTATTATTGCGGGTTGGCAAGATTATTCGTTAGCATCATTGTTGGAGATTGCGATAGCGCAGTGGTCACCTTCTGAGATTTTAAAACAAAATCATCAGCAACAAGGGTATGAATAA
- the hrpB gene encoding ATP-dependent helicase HrpB: protein MHLLPIFDVTENIVTALKQFPQVLLHAPTGAGKSTALPLYLLQQNLFDGKIILLEPRRIAAKSIAYRLANQLNEEVGNTVGYRMKAESKVSSKTRLEVVTEGVLNRMLQQDPELSGVSLVILDEFHERSLQADLALALLLDVQMGLRDDLRVLIMSATLDNQKLTALLPDAPMISAEGRSYPVERAYFPINPHQPFEQEIATMALRLLAQEAGSMLIFLPGSAEIVRVADILKDKVDDNVLLFPLYGALSLAEQQKAIEPTEKGYRKVVLATNIAETSLTIEGIRLVLDSAIEKRAQFDLKSGVTSLLRQRISQSSQTQRAGRAGRLEAGICWHLISQEQAERVASHQIPEILASDLSSLWLSVLQWGCRDINQLSWLDTPTPQALHAAKDLLHRLGAIDKQGGLTPRGSRMAQWGIEPRLAAILDYASEQSDNHLATAARLCAILEEPPRGQEINLEWIAQQKNIFWSRREKQLSQHGKGMFCPELLGLLLAVGFPDRIAKNRDNQGRFRLANGQGAMMDDRHSISDTPWILAPLLLQNAHYADVRILLALPIDIDEISATFPELIENNTTVEWDEKRGTLVAWQQRQLGRLTISQRQLDKPNKQQMQQALLNWLRDNGLNALALSEETQQLFIRLALAKKWCPEVLLPDLAEAVLLETLETWLLPELGEVQTLKALQQIDINTIIKNQLTWHENQLLQSLFPTHYLAPTGTKVIINYDLALPPVIAIRIQEVYGEQQSPIIANGQLPVIMELLSPAHRPIQKTQDLATFWAGSYKEVQKEMKGRYPKHLWPDDPANTAPTRRVKKYSQ, encoded by the coding sequence GTGCATTTATTGCCAATCTTTGATGTAACAGAAAATATCGTTACTGCGTTAAAACAATTCCCACAAGTTTTGCTTCATGCACCCACAGGTGCAGGTAAATCAACGGCGCTTCCCCTCTATTTACTTCAGCAGAACCTTTTTGATGGCAAAATTATTTTATTAGAGCCAAGACGAATTGCTGCCAAAAGTATTGCTTATCGTTTAGCCAATCAACTAAATGAAGAAGTTGGTAATACGGTGGGTTATCGAATGAAAGCGGAAAGCAAAGTTAGCTCAAAAACTCGACTTGAAGTGGTAACAGAAGGGGTATTAAACCGGATGTTACAGCAAGATCCTGAGTTGTCTGGCGTAAGCCTTGTGATTTTAGATGAATTTCATGAACGCAGTTTACAAGCAGATTTAGCGCTGGCGCTATTGCTCGATGTACAGATGGGATTACGTGATGATTTGCGTGTTTTGATTATGTCCGCAACATTAGATAATCAAAAGCTCACGGCATTATTGCCTGATGCACCTATGATCAGCGCCGAAGGTCGTAGTTATCCCGTCGAAAGAGCCTATTTTCCTATCAATCCGCATCAACCCTTTGAACAAGAGATTGCCACCATGGCATTGCGATTATTGGCGCAAGAAGCTGGCTCTATGTTGATATTCTTGCCGGGTAGTGCCGAAATTGTGCGTGTTGCAGACATTCTAAAAGATAAAGTGGATGACAATGTTTTGTTATTTCCTCTTTATGGTGCGCTTTCATTGGCTGAGCAACAAAAAGCGATTGAACCGACTGAAAAAGGTTATCGGAAAGTCGTTCTTGCGACCAATATCGCAGAAACGAGTCTTACCATTGAAGGAATTCGTTTAGTCCTTGATAGTGCTATTGAAAAACGCGCTCAATTTGATTTGAAAAGTGGTGTCACTAGTTTATTGCGTCAAAGAATTAGCCAATCATCACAAACACAAAGAGCAGGGCGAGCAGGGCGTCTTGAGGCAGGCATTTGCTGGCATTTAATAAGCCAAGAACAGGCAGAGCGCGTTGCTTCTCACCAAATACCCGAAATTTTAGCTAGTGATTTATCGTCGTTGTGGCTTTCTGTTTTGCAGTGGGGATGTCGTGACATTAATCAATTGAGTTGGTTGGATACGCCAACACCACAAGCATTACATGCCGCTAAAGACTTATTGCATCGTTTAGGTGCGATAGATAAACAAGGTGGATTAACACCACGAGGTTCACGCATGGCGCAATGGGGTATAGAGCCTCGATTAGCGGCAATTTTGGATTATGCAAGTGAGCAAAGTGATAATCATCTTGCGACGGCTGCACGTTTATGTGCAATTTTAGAAGAGCCACCGCGAGGACAAGAAATTAATCTAGAGTGGATTGCTCAACAAAAAAACATCTTTTGGTCGCGACGTGAAAAACAGCTTTCTCAACATGGTAAAGGGATGTTCTGCCCTGAATTGCTAGGTTTATTATTAGCCGTTGGATTTCCTGATAGGATTGCTAAAAATCGTGATAATCAAGGGCGTTTTCGTTTAGCAAATGGGCAAGGTGCAATGATGGATGACAGGCACTCAATAAGTGATACACCGTGGATCTTAGCGCCATTATTACTACAAAATGCACATTATGCTGATGTGCGCATTTTATTGGCTCTACCTATTGATATCGATGAAATATCAGCTACTTTTCCTGAGCTAATTGAAAATAATACCACGGTTGAATGGGATGAAAAACGGGGTACATTGGTTGCATGGCAACAACGCCAATTAGGGCGATTAACCATAAGCCAGCGCCAATTAGACAAACCCAATAAACAGCAAATGCAACAAGCATTATTAAATTGGCTGAGAGATAACGGTTTAAATGCTTTAGCCCTTAGTGAAGAGACTCAACAGCTTTTTATTCGTCTTGCTTTAGCGAAAAAATGGTGTCCTGAGGTCTTATTACCTGATTTAGCCGAAGCTGTGTTACTTGAAACTTTAGAAACATGGCTTTTGCCTGAACTTGGAGAAGTTCAGACATTAAAAGCATTACAACAAATTGATATTAATACGATTATTAAAAATCAATTAACATGGCATGAAAATCAGTTGCTTCAAAGCTTATTTCCGACGCATTATTTGGCGCCGACAGGTACAAAAGTGATTATCAATTATGATTTGGCATTGCCACCTGTGATTGCTATTCGTATTCAAGAAGTTTATGGCGAACAACAAAGCCCTATTATTGCGAATGGTCAATTGCCTGTGATCATGGAATTATTGTCACCAGCCCATCGTCCTATCCAAAAAACGCAAGATTTGGCGACATTTTGGGCAGGAAGCTATAAAGAGGTACAAAAAGAGATGAAAGGGCGCTATCCCAAGCATTTATGGCCTGATGATCCAGCAAATACGGCACCGACTCGGCGAGTGAAAAAATATAGCCAATAA
- the pcnB gene encoding polynucleotide adenylyltransferase PcnB, translating to MFNRVAHFCRNLLGRQTTSSDTQPVASERPVTASDRPIQETQKPVRRRPAISADRPRKKKSNKEKANGSDLPMTVIPRDQHPISRKDISDNALKVLYRLNNSGFQAYLVGGGVRDLLLGKKPKDFDIATNATPEDVRRLFRNSRLVGRRFRLAHIMFGPEVIEVATFRGSHEDHEVSDNNQSQQAQSGMLLRDNIFGSIEEDAIRRDFTLNSLYYGVDDFAVRDYVGGLADLKAGIIRLIGDPETRYREDPVRMLRAIRFASKLDMQIAPETAEPIARLAPLLRNIPSARLFEESLKLLQTGQGYNTYKLMCRHQLLEPLFPLIASKMTEQHDTPMERMLDQVLKNTDYRINKEMRVNPAFLFAAMLWYPLIEHAEKLVQESGLSYYDSFSMAMNDILDEQCRTIAIPKRITTTMRDIWQLQQRLPKRQGRRANKLLEHPKFRAAFDLLELRANVQRNPELQALASWWANFQASNNTQQRSMVSELGQAPVRRRPRPRKRPRHPSAKPASRQESTNE from the coding sequence ATTTTTAATCGAGTAGCACATTTCTGCCGTAATCTGCTAGGGCGACAAACAACGTCATCAGACACACAACCGGTAGCGAGTGAAAGGCCAGTCACTGCTTCTGACCGACCAATACAAGAAACACAGAAACCTGTGCGTCGGCGTCCTGCTATATCCGCAGACCGCCCCCGTAAAAAAAAGAGTAATAAAGAAAAGGCGAACGGGAGTGATTTGCCAATGACTGTGATCCCAAGAGATCAACACCCAATTTCACGTAAAGACATCAGTGATAATGCATTAAAAGTGCTTTATCGCCTAAATAACTCTGGCTTTCAGGCTTATTTAGTTGGTGGCGGTGTCCGTGACTTATTACTGGGAAAAAAACCAAAAGATTTTGATATTGCCACTAATGCAACACCTGAAGATGTACGTCGATTATTCCGTAACAGCCGTTTAGTCGGTCGTCGTTTCCGTCTTGCTCATATTATGTTTGGCCCTGAAGTGATTGAAGTTGCGACTTTCCGTGGCTCTCATGAAGATCATGAAGTTTCAGACAACAACCAATCCCAGCAAGCACAAAGCGGCATGTTACTGCGCGACAATATTTTTGGCTCTATTGAAGAAGATGCCATCCGTCGCGACTTTACATTAAACAGCCTCTATTACGGTGTTGATGATTTTGCTGTACGTGATTACGTTGGCGGTTTAGCGGATCTGAAAGCGGGTATTATTCGCTTAATTGGCGATCCTGAAACGCGCTATCGCGAAGATCCCGTCAGAATGCTCAGAGCGATTCGCTTTGCAAGTAAATTGGATATGCAAATAGCGCCAGAAACCGCAGAGCCAATTGCCAGACTTGCTCCTTTGTTACGTAATATTCCATCGGCTCGTCTTTTTGAAGAATCGCTGAAATTATTACAAACAGGGCAAGGATACAACACTTACAAGTTAATGTGCCGTCATCAATTACTGGAGCCGCTGTTTCCGCTGATTGCATCTAAAATGACAGAGCAACATGATACGCCAATGGAGAGAATGTTAGATCAAGTTCTCAAAAATACGGACTACCGTATCAATAAAGAGATGCGAGTCAATCCAGCGTTCTTATTTGCGGCGATGTTGTGGTATCCATTAATTGAACATGCTGAAAAATTAGTTCAAGAAAGTGGTCTTTCTTACTATGACTCTTTCTCTATGGCGATGAACGATATTTTAGATGAACAATGCCGTACTATTGCGATACCAAAACGCATTACCACAACAATGCGTGATATCTGGCAATTACAGCAACGTTTACCTAAACGCCAAGGTCGTCGTGCGAATAAATTACTTGAGCACCCTAAATTCCGTGCTGCATTCGATTTACTGGAATTACGTGCCAATGTACAACGCAATCCAGAGCTTCAAGCGTTAGCAAGCTGGTGGGCTAATTTCCAAGCCTCTAACAACACGCAACAACGCTCAATGGTCTCTGAATTAGGGCAAGCACCGGTTCGCAGACGTCCACGTCCACGTAAACGCCCTCGTCATCCAAGTGCAAAACCAGCATCTAGACAAGAGAGCACCAATGAATAA